Part of the Fibrobacterota bacterium genome is shown below.
CTCTCTCGAAGTCGATACCGTGGCCGCCTTCACGGGATATCGGCCCGATCTCACCTACTTAAGCGAATTGGCCCTCGACCTTTCCCCCGTTTCCGAAGGCACGCGCCGGCTGCACGCCGTTCTCGCGGGCGCTTCCGATTGCTTATCGGTGCCCGCGCCGCAGGCGGCGGATCTGGATTCCGGGGAGGCGGGCTTGTTCCTGATCGGGGCCAAGTCCTACGGCCGGTCCAATGCCTTCCTCCTTCGCGATGGCATCCGCCATGTGGAATCGATCCTTGGCCGCATCGCCTGAATCCGCCTACCCTTCGGTTCCCATGCTCGGCTTGGACACGGTTTGGTTCCAGGTCGCCGGATCGGTTTGCAATCTCGCCTGCACCCACTGCTTCATTTCCTGCTCGCCCCAGAACACCCGCCACGCGCCTCTCGATCTGGCCGCGGTGGAACGCTATCTCGCCGAGGCGGAGGCTCTAGGGGTGCGGGACTATTATTTCACCGGCGGCGAACCGTTCCTGAATCCTGAATTGGAAGCCATCCTGGCCGCGGCCTTACGGCGCGGGCCCGCCACGGTCCTGACCAATGGGACCTTGATCAACGCGCGCCGGGCGGCCGCCCTCAAGGCCTTGTCCGAAGCCTCCCCGTATAGCCTCGACATCCGGCTTTCCCTGGACGGTTTCGATGCGCTCTCCAACGACGCCATACGGGGAGAGGGCACTTTCGCCCGCATCCTGGAGGCCTTGCGCCATTTGGCGTCGGCGGGGATCAATCCCGTGATCACCGTGACGGAAGCTTGCGAAGAGGCGGCGACGGCGGAAGGGCGGGCCCGCCTGCTGGAAGGGTTGCGGGCCCTGGGCCTGGAACGGCCGCGCTTGAAGGTGATGCCCTTGTTACGGCTGGGCGCCGAAACGGAACGCTCCCGCGCTTACGCCCCCGAGGAAAGCCTGGCCGGGGCCGAGCCCGGCCCGGAGGCCTTGGCGGCCTTGCAATGCTCGTCGGCGCGGATGGTGACGGCGGAAGGGGTATTCGTTTGCCCCATCCTCATCGACGCGCCGGAGGCGCGCATGGGGGCGACCCTGCGGGAGACCTTGCGGCCTTATCCTTTGCGGCATCGCGCCTGCCACACGTGCCATGCGAAAGGCCTGTCGTGCGCGACGTGAGAGGGGAAACCTCAAGGTTACCTCGGGAAAGCGGAGGGGCGCGCGAGATTTTCCTCGGCGATTTCCGGCGCGTGGCCCTGTTCGGGGGGATCTATTCCAATTACCTCGCCCTGGATGCCGCCTTGCCCATGGCCGTCGCCCGCGGCGTCGACCGCATCGTGGCCTTAGGGGACTTCGGGGCCTTCGGCCCGTTTCCCGATCGCAGCGTGGAGATCCTCCGCTCGGCCGGCATCCCTTGCCTGCAAGGCAATTACGAAGAGGCCCTCTCCCAAGGGGCCGACGATTGCCGTTGCGGCTACGTCGATCCGCGGGACAATCATTACGCGCGCTTGTCTTTCGAGTACACCGCCGCGAAGACCGCTTCCATACACAAAGCCTGGATGGCGGGGCTTCCCGGCCATCTGCGCTTCACCCTAGGGAACGCCCGGGTGCTGTGCTGCCATGGATCGCCGCGGCGGGTAAACGAATTCCTATGGGCCAGCGCCACGCCGGATGCCTTCCTGCGGCGCATGCTGGACGAATACGAGGCGGATATCCTGGTATGCACGCATACGGGCCTGCATTGGGCCCGATTCCTGGCGCCCGAGCGGCCGGGAGCGCCGCGGCGCGGTTTGGTGAACGCGGGCGCCTTGGGGAGGCCCGCCAACGACGGCCGCACCGAGGTCCGCTTCGCGATCCTGGAGGCCGCCGGTCCGGACGGGCCGCGGGCGGAATTCCTGCCGGTGGCCTATGACGCCGCGCGTTTGGCGCGGGAGATGGCTGAAGAAGGCCTGCCCCGCGAGTTCGGCGAGACGCTATTGACCGGCTGGTGGACGACCTGCCTGGAAATCCTGCCTGCGAAGGAGCGGGCGGCGGGGCGCTTCTAGGTCCCGCCGGCCGGCCTTAGCGGTTCCCTTTTTCGTCCTAACCCCTTCGCTTTCCGCGCTTCCGCATCACCCGCCTGGATTAGCTTAGCTAACTCAGGGTATGATGGGAAAGGCCCTTAGGGGAGGGATCTTTGACCGTGTTCCGTTCAGTTTTAGCGGCACTCGCTTGCCTGCTCGGGGGGTTGGCCGTGTCCGCGGCCGGCCCGGCGCAAGCGGCCGATGACCTCAATTCCTGGTCGCATTCCCAGAACCTGTATTACGATACCTCCCCCGCGGGCGCCGACGTGCCCGCCCTGATCGGGAATTTCCCGGTGTTGGTGCGGCTGCGGGCCGCCAATTTCCCTTTCGATCAGGCCATGCGCGGGGGACAGGATCTGCGCTTTTCCAAGCCGGACGGCACGCCCCTCAATTACGAGATCGAGCGCTGGGATTCGGCCGGGGCCAAGGCCGATGTCTGGGTGCGTATCGACAGCATACCCGGCAATTCCCAAGGGGTGCTGGCCCGCATGTACTGGGGCAAGGCCGGATCGGTTTCCGCATCCGATGGCAATGCGGTCTTCAATCCGGCCATCGGCTTCGAATACGTTTGGCATCTCGGAGGAGCGGGGACGGGAGCGCGCCCCAATTCCGTGGGCGGGAAACCGGCCGCGACGCCGATCAATTACGACGGGGACGAATCCCGGGAAGGGATGGCGGGCCTGTGCGATAGCCTGGACGGGAACGCCGCGGGGGATTACCTGGACCTGGGCAGCGGATATACCGACCTATCCCCCAACCTGACGATTTCGATGTGGGCCTCGCCCTCGCGGGCCTCGGTATGGGGCCGCCTTCTCGATCTGGGGAATGGCGCCGCCATGGACAATATCCTGTTCTCGCGGGTGGGCGGTTCCCAGGATCTTGTTTTCCAGCTTTATGCGGCTTCCGGGCAAACCGCGGCCGCGGAATTGAAGGCGACGGGCGCGCTGACCTTGGATCAATGGCAGCTTTTCGCCCTTACCGTGAACGGTACCGCGGCATCGATATACCGCAATGGCGTGTTGGTGGCCTCGGGAACGCTGGCCGCGCCGGTTTCGAACGTGAGCCGCATCCACAATTACCTGGGGCACTCCAATTGGACCGCCGACGAATACTTCGCCGGCAAGCTGGACGAGGTGGAACTGATCCGTTCCTCCCATAGCGCCAATTGGTTCAAGCTCGCATACGCGAACCAGAAGCCGGACCAGACCCTCATCTCTTTCACCCCGCCCACGCCGCAATGCGCGAACCCCAAGTTCGGCGTCCCCGCCGATACTTCGCTTGCGGAGGCTTCCCCGCTGGACTTGAAGGGCGTGGCCGATTGCGCCTCTTCCTACCAATGGGCGGCGGTGTCGGGGCCGGCGCCCCGCATCCTCGATCCCGAGGTTAAGACGCTCCACGTCGCTTTGCCCCGCGTCACCGGGGACACGACCCTCGTTTATCGGTTTACCGCCATGCTCGCGGGAGCCGCCCAAACCCACGACGTAGCCGTCCACGTACGGGAAGCCATTCCCGATCCGGCCTTCACCCTTGCCAACGCCGCTTGGAACGGAAAGGACTCGCTGGTGCTTCGGCCCGCGATCGAGAATTCGGCCGCCATACGCTCCAGCCCGGAGTCGACCCTTACCTACGCTTGGACCCTTTCCGGGGACCTGGCCGATACGACCTGGGAAAGCGATGGCCTGCTTCTGCGCGCGGCTCCGGATGG
Proteins encoded:
- a CDS encoding metallophosphoesterase family protein — translated: MLVGADGDGGRGIRLPHPHRRAGGAHGGDPAGDLAALSFAASRLPHVPCERPVVRDVRGETSRLPRESGGAREIFLGDFRRVALFGGIYSNYLALDAALPMAVARGVDRIVALGDFGAFGPFPDRSVEILRSAGIPCLQGNYEEALSQGADDCRCGYVDPRDNHYARLSFEYTAAKTASIHKAWMAGLPGHLRFTLGNARVLCCHGSPRRVNEFLWASATPDAFLRRMLDEYEADILVCTHTGLHWARFLAPERPGAPRRGLVNAGALGRPANDGRTEVRFAILEAAGPDGPRAEFLPVAYDAARLAREMAEEGLPREFGETLLTGWWTTCLEILPAKERAAGRF
- a CDS encoding DUF2341 domain-containing protein produces the protein MFRSVLAALACLLGGLAVSAAGPAQAADDLNSWSHSQNLYYDTSPAGADVPALIGNFPVLVRLRAANFPFDQAMRGGQDLRFSKPDGTPLNYEIERWDSAGAKADVWVRIDSIPGNSQGVLARMYWGKAGSVSASDGNAVFNPAIGFEYVWHLGGAGTGARPNSVGGKPAATPINYDGDESREGMAGLCDSLDGNAAGDYLDLGSGYTDLSPNLTISMWASPSRASVWGRLLDLGNGAAMDNILFSRVGGSQDLVFQLYAASGQTAAAELKATGALTLDQWQLFALTVNGTAASIYRNGVLVASGTLAAPVSNVSRIHNYLGHSNWTADEYFAGKLDEVELIRSSHSANWFKLAYANQKPDQTLISFTPPTPQCANPKFGVPADTSLAEASPLDLKGVADCASSYQWAAVSGPAPRILDPEVKTLHVALPRVTGDTTLVYRFTAMLAGAAQTHDVAVHVREAIPDPAFTLANAAWNGKDSLVLRPAIENSAAIRSSPESTLTYAWTLSGDLADTTWESDGLLLRAAPDGSVLRVGLCLGNNGPLVCDTATVTVGGTVGLAPFVGKKPPARSPLRDARGRRLAGESKSRRAFPVPRP